In a single window of the Subtercola sp. PAMC28395 genome:
- the treY gene encoding malto-oligosyltrehalose synthase, with translation MRVPQSTYRLQITPTFTLADAAEVAPYLRDLGASWVYFSPLLKAEKGSDHGYDVIDHAQVDPDRGGAEGLDHAVGAARDAGLGVLIDIVPNHVGVNTPHTSAWWWDLLMHGRDSRYADAFDVDWEFGNGKVRLPVLGDAPLESLSTDDFRVVGDQLHFYDNRFPLKLGSADDGADAVTVHSRQNYELVNWHRADYDLNYRRFFAVNTLAGIRVENSSVFDESHAEIGRWFTEGLADGLRVDHPDGLKDPRGYLDRLAELTDGSYVLVEKILEGREKMPADWATAGTTGYDALADFDRVLVDPAGQATLDALDLRLATESRPAPTSFTALIHDTKRGIADGILRSEVLRIVRDLDVPTLPGQLDPDTVADAVAELLTCFPVYRSYLPFGVEALSEAVDLAGQHRPDLTSTIDAVLPSLSDPENVAAQRFQQTSGMVMAKGVEDTAFYRFNRLTSLNEVGADPGEFAVPVAEFHHRQETRLTDYPTAMTTLSTHDTKRGEDTRARISVISELAAEWASTLQQLRVLAPLGDGQLENLLWQAIVGSAPASRERLHAYAEKAAREAGDSTNWLSPDQDFEARMHRVVDSAFDSHDVRRVLSGFLEQVRMPGWSNSLSLKLLQLTAPGSPDVYQGSELWETSLVDPDNRRAVDYGERRSILARLDAGDLPPIDETGAAKLLVVSRALRLKRERPGLFTGYQPLVAEGAAAGHAISFDRGGAITVATRLPVGLARGGGWGDTTLTTDYRATVDLITGRHFASAIIPLTELLSRYPVALLVPEEEA, from the coding sequence GTGCGCGTCCCCCAGTCGACCTATCGCCTGCAGATCACTCCGACCTTCACGCTTGCCGACGCGGCAGAGGTGGCCCCGTATCTTCGTGATCTGGGTGCCAGCTGGGTCTATTTCTCGCCACTGCTGAAGGCGGAGAAGGGCTCCGACCACGGGTACGACGTGATCGACCACGCGCAGGTCGACCCCGACCGAGGCGGAGCAGAAGGCCTCGACCACGCAGTAGGGGCCGCCCGAGACGCAGGGCTCGGCGTGTTGATCGACATTGTGCCCAACCACGTGGGGGTGAACACCCCACACACCAGCGCCTGGTGGTGGGATCTGCTCATGCACGGGCGTGATTCGCGGTACGCCGACGCGTTCGACGTCGATTGGGAGTTCGGCAACGGAAAGGTGCGACTCCCTGTTCTCGGCGACGCCCCGCTCGAGAGCCTCTCCACAGACGACTTCCGGGTCGTCGGCGACCAGCTGCACTTCTATGACAACCGTTTTCCGCTCAAACTGGGCTCTGCCGACGACGGTGCAGACGCTGTGACGGTGCATTCGCGCCAGAACTATGAGTTGGTGAACTGGCACCGGGCCGACTACGACCTCAACTACCGTCGGTTCTTCGCCGTGAACACCCTGGCCGGCATCAGAGTCGAGAACAGCTCCGTCTTCGACGAATCGCACGCCGAGATCGGGCGGTGGTTCACAGAGGGGCTGGCCGATGGGCTGCGGGTCGATCATCCTGATGGCCTGAAGGACCCGCGCGGATACCTCGACCGCCTGGCCGAGCTCACGGACGGCAGCTATGTGCTTGTCGAGAAGATCCTCGAGGGCCGCGAGAAGATGCCAGCAGACTGGGCTACAGCCGGCACGACAGGGTACGACGCCCTGGCCGACTTCGACCGGGTACTGGTCGACCCTGCCGGGCAGGCGACACTGGATGCCCTCGACCTGCGTCTCGCGACCGAATCCCGCCCCGCTCCCACGTCGTTCACCGCCCTCATCCACGACACCAAGCGCGGCATCGCCGACGGTATTCTGCGCTCAGAAGTGCTCCGGATCGTTCGCGACCTCGATGTGCCGACGCTCCCTGGTCAGCTCGATCCGGATACGGTCGCTGATGCCGTCGCCGAGTTGCTCACGTGCTTCCCGGTCTATCGCTCGTACCTGCCGTTCGGCGTCGAGGCTCTGTCAGAGGCGGTCGACCTCGCCGGGCAGCACCGCCCCGACCTCACCTCGACCATCGACGCCGTGCTTCCTTCACTGTCTGACCCAGAGAACGTCGCCGCCCAACGCTTTCAGCAGACCTCCGGCATGGTGATGGCCAAAGGCGTCGAAGACACCGCGTTCTACCGATTCAACCGTCTGACCTCACTCAACGAAGTGGGTGCAGACCCGGGTGAGTTCGCTGTTCCGGTGGCAGAATTCCACCACCGCCAGGAAACACGGCTCACCGACTACCCCACCGCGATGACCACGCTGTCGACCCACGACACCAAGCGAGGCGAAGACACGCGGGCACGCATCAGTGTGATCTCCGAGCTGGCGGCGGAGTGGGCATCCACCCTGCAACAGTTGCGGGTTCTTGCTCCGCTCGGCGATGGCCAGCTCGAGAACCTGTTGTGGCAGGCCATCGTCGGTTCAGCGCCTGCCTCTCGCGAACGGCTTCACGCCTACGCCGAGAAGGCTGCGCGCGAGGCGGGCGACTCGACGAACTGGCTGTCACCAGACCAGGACTTCGAGGCGCGCATGCACCGCGTGGTCGACAGCGCGTTCGACTCGCACGATGTGCGCCGGGTTCTCTCGGGCTTTCTCGAGCAGGTCCGGATGCCCGGCTGGTCGAACTCGCTCTCGCTGAAGCTGCTGCAGCTCACCGCCCCGGGCTCGCCCGACGTCTACCAGGGCAGTGAGCTGTGGGAGACCTCGCTGGTCGACCCCGACAACCGGCGGGCTGTCGACTACGGGGAGCGCCGGAGCATCCTGGCCCGACTCGACGCCGGAGACCTGCCGCCCATCGATGAGACAGGAGCGGCCAAACTCCTCGTGGTTTCGCGGGCACTTCGCTTGAAGCGCGAGAGGCCTGGGCTGTTCACGGGTTACCAACCGCTTGTCGCTGAAGGCGCTGCGGCCGGCCACGCCATCTCATTCGACCGCGGTGGCGCCATCACGGTCGCGACCCGGCTGCCCGTCGGGCTTGCGCGGGGCGGCGGTTGGGGCGACACGACCCTCACCACCGACTACCGGGCGACGGTCGACCTCATCACCGGTCGGCACTTCGCTTCGGCGATCATCCCGCTCACCGAGCTACTCTCCCGCTACCCGGTGGCACTGCTGGTGCCCGAAGAAGAGGCGTAA
- the glgX gene encoding glycogen debranching protein GlgX — protein sequence MDSWPGSAYPLGATFDGSGTNFAIFSEGAEKVELCLFGEKGAETRVLLNEVDAFVWHCYLPQVQPGQRYGYRVYGPYDPANGLRFNPHKLLLDPYAKATSGTIDWDQSLFSYNFGDPDSQNDLDSAKHMMYGVVINPFFDWSGDRTLKVPYNETIIYEAHVKGLTELNSAIPKDQRGTYAGIAHPATIEHLQRLGITAIELMPVHQFVQDSTLLDKGLHNYWGYNTIGFFAPHSAYSSAGERGQQVQEFKGMVKALHAANIEVILDVVYNHTAEGNHLGPTISFRGIDNEAYYRVMDDDKRYYMDYTGTGNTLNVRHPHSLQLIMDSLRYWVTEMHVDGFRFDLASTLAREFYDVDRLSSFFELVQQDPVVSQVKLIAEPWDVGPGGYQVGNFPPQWSEWNGKYRDTVRDFWRGEPSSLGEFASRFTGSSDLYEHSGRRPVASINFVTAHDGFTLADLVSYNEKHNDANGEDGNDGESENRSWNSGVEGPTDDPGIRALRARQQRNFLATLLLSQGVPMLLHGDELGRTQNGNNNTYAQDNELSWVHWKRADEPLTEFVSAVMRLRKEHPTFRRSRFFDGRPVRRGRGEPLPDIVWLNTGAGEMEPEEWDTPLSRSVGVFLNGQGIRGRDYRGARVTDVNFLLYFNADDVEVPFTLPSAEYATAWDVVIDTAGQATNEDPSVPGDVLTVHPKSMMVLRAHRHETVDPDHSVAASLSSMTGAVPVIPANRASTS from the coding sequence ATGGACAGCTGGCCAGGATCCGCATACCCGCTCGGAGCGACCTTCGACGGCAGTGGCACGAACTTCGCCATCTTCAGCGAGGGAGCAGAGAAGGTCGAACTCTGCCTCTTCGGCGAGAAAGGGGCCGAGACGCGCGTTCTGCTGAACGAGGTCGACGCCTTCGTCTGGCACTGCTACCTGCCCCAGGTGCAACCCGGCCAGCGCTACGGATACCGTGTCTACGGGCCGTACGACCCCGCCAACGGGCTGCGGTTCAATCCACACAAACTGCTTCTCGACCCCTATGCCAAGGCGACGAGCGGCACGATCGACTGGGACCAGTCGCTCTTCTCGTACAACTTCGGCGACCCGGACTCGCAGAACGACCTCGACTCGGCCAAGCACATGATGTACGGCGTGGTCATCAATCCGTTCTTCGACTGGTCGGGCGATCGCACCCTCAAGGTGCCCTACAACGAGACCATCATCTACGAAGCGCACGTCAAGGGCCTCACTGAGCTGAACAGTGCGATACCCAAGGACCAGCGCGGCACCTATGCGGGCATCGCCCACCCGGCGACCATCGAACACCTGCAGCGCCTCGGGATCACCGCGATCGAGCTGATGCCCGTGCACCAGTTCGTGCAGGACAGCACTCTGCTCGACAAGGGCCTGCACAACTACTGGGGCTACAACACCATCGGATTCTTCGCGCCGCACAGCGCCTACTCCTCTGCAGGCGAGCGCGGCCAGCAGGTGCAGGAGTTCAAGGGCATGGTGAAAGCGCTGCACGCCGCCAACATCGAAGTCATTCTCGACGTGGTCTACAACCACACCGCTGAAGGAAACCACCTCGGGCCGACGATCTCGTTCAGGGGAATCGACAACGAGGCGTACTACCGGGTCATGGATGACGACAAGCGGTATTACATGGACTACACGGGAACCGGCAACACGCTCAACGTGAGGCACCCCCATTCCCTGCAACTCATCATGGACTCGTTGCGGTACTGGGTGACCGAGATGCACGTCGACGGCTTCCGGTTCGACCTCGCCTCGACCCTTGCGCGCGAGTTCTACGACGTCGACCGCCTCTCGAGCTTCTTCGAGCTCGTGCAGCAGGATCCGGTGGTGTCGCAGGTCAAGCTGATCGCCGAGCCCTGGGATGTCGGGCCCGGCGGGTACCAGGTGGGGAACTTCCCTCCACAGTGGTCGGAGTGGAACGGCAAGTACCGCGACACCGTTCGCGACTTCTGGCGAGGAGAGCCCTCGTCCCTCGGCGAGTTCGCATCACGCTTCACCGGTTCCAGCGACCTCTATGAACATTCTGGGCGCCGCCCGGTCGCCTCGATCAACTTCGTCACCGCACACGACGGGTTCACGCTGGCTGACCTGGTGTCGTACAACGAGAAGCACAACGATGCCAACGGCGAAGACGGAAACGACGGTGAGTCAGAGAACCGGAGCTGGAACAGCGGTGTCGAAGGGCCAACCGATGACCCGGGCATCCGGGCCCTGCGTGCGCGCCAGCAGCGCAACTTTCTCGCAACCCTCCTGCTGTCGCAGGGAGTGCCGATGCTGCTGCACGGCGACGAGCTCGGCCGCACCCAGAACGGCAACAACAACACCTATGCGCAAGACAACGAGCTCTCGTGGGTGCACTGGAAGCGGGCGGATGAACCGCTCACCGAGTTCGTCTCTGCCGTCATGCGGCTGCGCAAGGAGCACCCGACGTTCAGGCGCTCGAGGTTCTTCGACGGCCGGCCCGTGCGTCGCGGTCGTGGCGAGCCTCTGCCCGACATCGTGTGGCTGAACACGGGCGCGGGCGAGATGGAGCCGGAGGAGTGGGACACACCGCTCAGCCGTTCGGTCGGCGTCTTTCTGAACGGCCAGGGAATTCGGGGGCGCGACTACCGCGGCGCCCGGGTCACCGACGTGAACTTCCTGCTGTACTTCAACGCCGACGACGTCGAAGTGCCCTTCACGCTTCCGAGCGCCGAGTACGCGACGGCCTGGGACGTGGTGATCGACACGGCCGGCCAGGCGACCAACGAAGACCCCAGCGTTCCGGGCGACGTGCTCACCGTGCATCCGAAATCGATGATGGTGCTTCGTGCCCACCGTCACGAGACGGTCGACCCCGACCACTCGGTGGCCGCCTCGCTGAGCTCGATGACCGGCGCGGTTCCGGTCATTCCGGCAAACCGGGCGTCAACCAGCTAG
- a CDS encoding LLM class F420-dependent oxidoreductase — translation MQLRIFTEPQDGASYDDLLAVAQATERLGFDAFFRSDHYLAMNGDGLPGPSDAWTSLAGLARETSTIKLGTLVSSVTYRHPGILAIQVAQVDQMSGGRAELGLGTGWFAAEHAAYGIPFPPKRFGLLEEQLEIVTGLWSTPLGGTYSFEGEHYQLIDSPALPKPIQSPVPVIVGGSGAKRTPALAARFATEFNIPFAEFDSIAAQFGRVRAACEAIERDPDSLVYSAALVVAVGSDEREFARRAAAIGREPEELRRHGIAGTASEAIDSIGALRESGVERLYLQVLDLGDLEHLDFIAADIAPHLTSH, via the coding sequence ATGCAACTGCGTATCTTCACAGAGCCTCAAGACGGTGCGAGTTACGACGATCTCCTCGCGGTGGCCCAGGCCACCGAACGATTGGGCTTCGACGCGTTCTTCCGTTCTGACCACTATCTCGCCATGAACGGCGACGGTCTTCCCGGCCCGAGCGACGCCTGGACCTCCCTCGCAGGGCTCGCCAGGGAGACGAGCACCATCAAGCTCGGCACCCTCGTGTCGTCGGTCACCTACCGTCACCCCGGCATCCTCGCAATCCAGGTCGCCCAGGTCGACCAGATGTCGGGCGGCCGTGCTGAACTCGGCCTCGGCACCGGCTGGTTCGCCGCGGAGCACGCCGCGTACGGAATCCCCTTCCCCCCGAAGCGCTTCGGCCTGCTCGAAGAACAGCTCGAAATCGTGACGGGGCTGTGGTCCACCCCGCTCGGCGGGACGTATTCGTTCGAGGGTGAGCACTACCAGTTGATCGACTCGCCTGCCCTTCCCAAGCCGATCCAGAGCCCGGTTCCGGTCATCGTCGGCGGCTCAGGGGCCAAGCGCACCCCGGCCCTCGCCGCACGCTTCGCCACCGAATTCAACATCCCGTTCGCCGAATTCGACTCCATCGCTGCCCAGTTCGGGCGCGTCCGCGCGGCGTGTGAAGCCATCGAGCGCGACCCCGACAGCCTGGTCTACTCGGCGGCTCTCGTCGTGGCCGTGGGTTCTGACGAGAGGGAGTTCGCCCGCCGTGCGGCCGCAATCGGCCGCGAGCCCGAAGAACTTCGTCGGCACGGCATCGCGGGTACAGCATCCGAAGCCATCGATAGCATCGGCGCCCTCCGGGAGTCTGGTGTCGAGCGCCTCTACCTGCAGGTGCTCGACCTGGGCGACCTGGAACACCTCGACTTCATCGCGGCAGACATCGCGCCGCACCTCACCTCGCACTGA
- a CDS encoding DUF3592 domain-containing protein produces MPLLLLAAAVLVAVLFLAVFAHRRMTESWLSRNGTRTRGQAVTVAPPLTAGLLSRLTSTVTIISFTASDGIARSLIPRSGGFTFKLAQASGAVTVLYDAARPANDDRMRVGFGPAPTTWHRVRLRQAA; encoded by the coding sequence ATGCCCCTCCTCCTGCTCGCCGCCGCCGTTCTGGTGGCTGTACTCTTTCTCGCCGTGTTCGCGCACCGCAGAATGACCGAGAGCTGGCTCTCACGGAACGGCACGCGTACCCGGGGCCAGGCCGTCACGGTTGCGCCTCCGCTCACCGCAGGGCTTCTCTCCCGGCTGACCTCAACGGTGACGATCATCTCGTTCACCGCGAGCGACGGCATCGCGCGCAGCCTCATTCCCCGCTCCGGCGGCTTCACGTTCAAGCTCGCGCAAGCCAGCGGCGCGGTGACCGTGCTGTATGACGCAGCGAGACCCGCCAACGACGACCGGATGCGCGTGGGTTTCGGCCCCGCACCGACCACGTGGCACCGCGTCAGATTGCGCCAGGCTGCCTGA